In Bacteroidales bacterium, the sequence TGCAATTTATCTTTACCAATTGCATTTACTACAACATTACGGTGATTTTTTGTTTTCCTACTAATATATTCAATCAGAGAGCATAGGAAAAATAAATTGTTTGCATTCTTTTCTTCTCTACCGCTCATAAATTAACTGTTTTTGATTCTACAAATTGCAATGTTTTTAACGCTTTTTCGCTACAAAAGCAAATTTGATGTGTGGGACGTTTGAATTTTGCTAAAACCCAAAACTGCTCACGGTTAATTACTCCATCAATAAAATCAGCGATATAATTATAAATTTGGTCATTAGCCATTGCTCCAATCACTATATCGAAATTATGCTTTTTGCCTGAACGACAATTTACGATGAAATCAAGCCACTCCTCTGTCATCTCTTCAAAAACAAGCATCTTCAATGTTTCATCAGGTGTGTATTCATAAATAGAAATA encodes:
- a CDS encoding DUF3990 domain-containing protein, which produces MKVYHGGYKTIEKPEILKSRFPKDFGEGFYCTQLETQAVRWASRYDASVISIYEYTPDETLKMLVFEEMTEEWLDFIVNCRSGKKHNFDIVIGAMANDQIYNYIADFIDGVINREQFWVLAKFKRPTHQICFCSEKALKTLQFVESKTVNL